The Lactuca sativa cultivar Salinas chromosome 2, Lsat_Salinas_v11, whole genome shotgun sequence genome includes a window with the following:
- the LOC111915405 gene encoding uncharacterized protein LOC111915405, translated as MGNAMACCYLTSEGSSVKVIYWEGNTRTLTGKRWLAGELMFEFPDSMVCDADSFFIGQPVPALSIDDQLNPGQTYFVLPLDIFSSKTLSASSISALLSSTPNRTPINLKECPFEYIKGSNGRVLIKVSSGFMTRILTRRGGGEGQESENESGNAVNGFLCSTPELKKQYEQLVGSKDQTWSPKLETISEHNRIRYSPYKLIGL; from the coding sequence ATGGGAAATGCAATGGCTTGTTGCTACCTAACAAGTGAAGGATCATCTGTGAAGGTAATTTACTGGGAAGGGAACACAAGGACGCTAACAGGAAAACGATGGTTAGCCGGAGAGCTCATGTTCGAGTTTCCAGATAGCATGGTTTGTGACGCAGACAGCTTCTTCATCGGTCAACCAGTCCCAGCGTTATCCATTGATGATCAGCTTAATCCTGGTCAGACCTACTTTGTTCTCCCTCTCGACATCTTTTCTTCAAAGACCCTCTCAGCTTCTTCAATATCAGCCTTGCTTTCATCAACGCCTAATCGCACCCCAATCAATCTCAAAGAGTGTCCTTTCGAGTACATAAAGGGATCGAATGGAAGGGTGTTGATCAAAGTATCGTCTGGGTTTATGACAAGAATTCTTACCAGAAGAGGTGGTGGTGAGGGTCAAGAAAGTGAGAATGAAAGTGGGAACGCAGTAAATGGGTTCTTGTGTAGTACACCTGAGTTAAAGAAGCAATACGAACAGTTGGTTGGGTCCAAGGATCAAACCTGGTCACCTAAGCTTGAGACTATTTCAGAGCATAACAGGATTAGGTATTCTCCTTATAAATTGATAGGCTTGTAA